Below is a window of Onychostoma macrolepis isolate SWU-2019 chromosome 06, ASM1243209v1, whole genome shotgun sequence DNA.
tttaaaaaagaaagagctGCACTCCCATTTATTGTGTTGACTCAGCATGTTTTCAAAAGCAAGACTCAGATTACAGATTCCTTAAAGGCTGGTGACATCTCAAATGTCCATTTAGCTCTCAGATGATATAGTTGCACCATGATCTGAGTTTAAATTGGACATGAAACAGTATTGATGATCAGCTGTGCTTACTGTCTAATTCTACTAACCATATTACAATGGCCGAGACGTCTGTAGGTTTTTATACACAGAAAGTAAGTACTTTGTCTCAAACCtgcatattaaataaaacaaaagtattttCATCATTTGGCCCACTggacatgagaaaaaaaatattgagtgCTTTCATAAAGCAACAAAGGAAGCTAAGTGCAGCCACTGAGAACATTTGTAACAGGACAATGATTCAAATCCTTCAAAGCCTGGTTTATACCCAAATATACTCCATAAAGTTATAATAACTGCTATTGCATCATTTTTGTAGTCCTAATCTAGTTCTTCAGGATGTTGACACTACATTggcatgaaaataaaaattactaacATTATGAAGTACTAGTCCACCTTGTTTAGGTATGGACCAATGCGcaaacacacacgctcacacacacagatttggCGTGAAACAAAATGGACATTGTAGCAATAAGTTGTTAAGTTGTTGAAAGTTTAAACATCACTCCCCATATGCACAAAAATTCCAAGAAAACACACAACTGTCTCTGTATGAGAGGATAGCATACATTCAATCATATAATCTCTGGACTACACAAATTCAGTTACCTAATTTTGCAAAACGATTCTGTGTACAGATATGTTACAGTTTCCATGTAACAAAATTTGAATACTGACGCAGGGATAAAGTGCATGGTCTGCTAAGATAAATCAATGTCCCTCACCACTGGATTACTAAACCAACATGCTGCCATAGCTGTGCTCAGCCTGTGCTGAGTTGGTCTGTTGACACAGAGATCCGTAACGAgtcaaaaatgttttgagagCTCATTGAGGGCCTGAATTCTGCTAATCCAAACCAAAGGTCACTTTAATGAGCCTCAGTAAGAATTAGTTTTTGATATGTCCTCCGCTTGGAATCCCACTAGCAAACAAATGAAGGTTGACGTTCATGCCTGTCAGccatatttacttttttaagtcTGAATTAGCATAATTATGATTGGGCTAATTTGGTATGATTTTGATAGAAGTTTCAGTGTAATATGGGTGGCAGATCATTGGTGCCAGTGGGTGATGAGTGGGCACAGGTGGGCGTCACTGCTGTGCCAGAAGGGCACTCCGATTGGCCTTCATCTTCTCTAGTCTCTTCGTAAGGTGGCTGTTGCTTGCTTCCAGCTCATCGATACGGTCAAGTGAAGACCTCAGCTAAAGAATAAACACAGCACTTGTTACatcacactcttaaaaaatctGTGACTTTgtaaatttcataaaaataattacactaCCTTAATAAAATCTCTGAATGTCACTTAATTGTCAGATACTATTTGAACTGAACTAAGctgggctgcatttcccaaaagcatcgtaagcctaagttgattgtagctccattggtttcaatgggtctatgatgtacttaagcttacgatgcttttagGAAGCGCAGCCCTGGACGataacatcactgaatcaattatgaactgactttaactgaaaaattgCGTGTTtttgtcctcttgcattatcgacacactattttcctgtttaataccgtaaagctgttttgacacaatctgtattgtataaagcgttatataaatacaagtgacttgactttaaatttattttattgaattatttcatttttttaattaaaaaaagaaattagtATTTGactaattttattagtattatatcacttgctcaccaattgATCCTTTGTGATGAATGGGTGCCGTTAAAATGAGAGTTCAcagaacagttcacccaaaaatttaaatgatcccctaatttactcaccctcaagccattctatgtttttttatatatatatatacctttattctttcagacgaacacaaacagagttatattaaatacTCTTCCCAGCTTTGTAATGTCAGTGAATGGTGCCCAGGTTTTTGAAGCTCCAAAAAgcacatccatccatcataaaagcAATCCATATGACTCCAGTGGGTTAATGAATGCCTTCTGAAGCAAAGCAATGAGTTCatgtaagaaaaatatgcaTCGATTTGATTGATCGACTGAAGTCCTGTGGATTACTTGGgcattattatgatgttttttatcagatgtttaaactctcattctgacggcacccattcactgcagatgatccattggtgagcaagtggtgCTCAATGctcaatttctccaaatctgttccgatgaagaaagaaactcatctaTATATTGGATGGCctatagggctgcacgattaatcgaatGTGATAgtcatcttgtcagtaaagccggttctgtgattagtagtaaatctccatcacgtgctttcagatggagcagcatttactacacagagccatagttcactgacaagttACGCAATATCATGTTCATTATCGCAGACAATTTAATCGAAGACGATTTTATCGTTCTTCGATAATGACAGCTGTCTGCGTAGCTTCAGCAGGACGTATTTGGAGTTTCCGTGCGAGAGTGCCCTCTGGCCTTGGGATGGAGATTaactactgatcacagaaccgtgcttcactAACAAGATGTGCATGACTATTGCAGCTTTTGCCTTATCGCGATTGCGATTTCATttcgatttatcgtgcagccctacctgggggtgagtacattttcagcaaatttttatttttgtgtgaactattcttttaacttGTTGAGTTTACTTAGTTTCATTCGTCATGGCACCAAATGtagttattcatttttttaacttaCATTTATTCAATTCATAAGgtatatttaattgatttcacAGCTATAAAATGTACTCAATATTTTTAAGTGTAAGAATGTTGCAGTTGCTGCCAAGTTGTTTGGAATATTAGTgggtttcttttttaataatttagtgTACCTCTCTCTGCAACTTGCGTTTCTCCACTTTTAGCTCATCTTCCACTTTCTCTGCAGCCTCAGCAGACGTCTTATAGCGGCTCACCTGACCCTCCAGCCGAATGATCTGCCACATGACAGAGATTACAGGTTATGCATGAAATAATGCCATTTCCTGTGGAACTGTTTGTACCACAATAGGAACAAAATTAACAGTGCATAAAGGAGGATTAAACTTAAAAAGAGAACATTATGAACTACTGATGATGAAATTGCATGCAAGAGTACTTTGTGCCtttcactgataaaaatgattttgtggtgaagtaaatactacagaaaaatatctcaatttaagcttgtagaatttaaagtttgaatttataagtatattttacttggaattgtttgttatttttacaaatattgtttaagtaaatatcaacgtcatgatcccgttgttcccatcatgcacttgggcatgaataagtaataaggttttttttttttttttttgctgttttcgagatgtatttactctgttttgtgtttgcttttgttgttaggttaagtaacttgctgttttgtgacatctggagttaattttttactcaaaatgacccattcatactcaaacactattcactgattgtcatcgtcattgtgtatcatgtgccaagtattcaggtctctatgttcattcagttaataactaTATTGATTCAACATATTAACAAGCATTCTACTTGTTTACATATAAgcttgtaacttaaccacatgctttataggcctttttttttttttttttccagtgctatgttgtttaagtaaagtttacaaaccgtgactgagtgaagtgtacttgagtattgtagggtaaacttaaaataattaagcagaaattactcatcaaactctacctggccacgttaaattgacttatttcctttactaattttagataacttagttaagtagattttactttaaaaaatatgcgtgcaaaaacttgcaaaataaaaatgaagtacatttaacttcttatttttttcagtgttggaTAGAAAGTGTTAATTATATCAGTGACTTACATTTTGTTCAAGTGCTGTGACTTCTTGTTCAGACTTAACCAGCTTGAATTTCAGGTCACTGATCTGCCTGTTGGCATCTCCTatagaaaaattaaattttaattagatTTGAGAGTTCACATGAAATCTCTACATTACAAACCAGCCTTAATCAAGACTGATGGTGAATGAAATTTAAAGGCGTATCTTACTCTGCAGATCTAAAATATGAGGGTCCAGACCATTCTGTAGGTCATCCTCGTCTGTGCTTCCTGTTTCTTCTGTCCCATTCTTTTGTTTCTGCTCTGCAATGGCTTTATACTTCCGCACCTGCACATTCACAAGCATATTAGTCATGCTAACAAAGTCCTTATGACAGGCATTACAGGTATTTCACAAGATGTTCTCCCAAACTATTAATCATACGCATAACAATGAATCACTTGAAAAGCATGAAATGACAAAACTCACCTGGTCGAGCAAACTCTCTCTTTCTTCCACCAGCTTCCTCAATCTGATCTCTGAAAGTcgcaaatataaaaaatgtacagCACATGAGcctcataatttttttttttttttttttaatcaggcaATGTAACATACAACAAGACTATGTAGgcactaataaaaacaatttcttTTGCAGCACAAAGTATACAAATTGGAGCagtcaatttaatttattacaatgaattataaaacaaaatattaaaaagcatgCAATTAACATGactataaatactgtatatgtctAATGCATGACTGGATTGCAAAATAGATTGCTGTGAAATGATAAGGAAATAAACAATGTATTAATTCCTTaagttatttttatactttaagtCTTATTAAagctttattatttaattaatttaatgatcagcacatcatgtaattaattaaaaatacataaatattaatacaattttatttattattaatatataattgtgTATTAATAGAAAATGttaagaaatattattaatatcatcATTATCAcgattattattacatttgtatgtgtgtttgaacaaaacaatgtttttttttgtatttgcttTTTATTTGTGGTGATTACATTATGACAATTACAGCATTGGTAAACATGAAAAAGTACGCATTCTTTCAAAGCACAATGCATTTAATTGTATATGCATTTTCTGCATATAACACTGCATatacagtcatttttttttttttaaatcaagcttTTTAATTTGAGAATATTGAAAGAATTTGAACAGCTTTTGCATGTCCAAAACGAGTCTTGATCGGTTTCATTTGCATTGAAGAGTAAAAGTACATTTGCAACATTACATCAAAAGATCAAAttattgagaaaaaaagtcaaaacaaCATTATCATAAATATCAGCAAATCAAGATGATTCTGTGAAAAATTAAGACACAAAGCAGCTAAAGATCCTCTTCATCTTAAGCTTGGTGTTGAAGAActtctgtgttttattttctatacTCAGTGCACTCACAGTGACTATTATTTCTTTTATCGGTTCACTGCTATGCATATTTACATCATCCAGCACTAAAAGATCAGCATCCAATGCAACAGCTTCCTCACAACTATCGAGAAAGAACGCTGTGCCCTTGTGCTCTACTGGCATGCTATATGTGTCCTCCATAAACTGTAACTCTGGCTCAGCCTCTGTCTCTTGCTGGTTCCTGAATTGTGCATCATTGTCTCCTGTGGTATTAAAAATATCCACTTCATTAGACTCTGTGGGTTCAAACATAGATCTTTAGAGGTTTTAATGCCAGCATTGATTTCtatgcagttatttttctctgctTGACCGGTCTGTGGTTCATATACTGTAATTTCAGATATTATCTGATTTTAGTGTTTAAATAATTATAGTGGCACATTAGGTGAAGTTTCTGCAGTTGAATCAATGTATCTTTCATCCTCTGGTTTTAACAGCAGTTATaggtttttttgtgatttactgtTTTCTGCATAAAACCATCCTTCATAAGGTAAGcaacattctgtgaaaatgtaaccTTGAAATCTTTAATACTGATATCTTTCATGTCAAAGATTGAAATCATAGTGAAATTAATGGTTGAAATCAAACTTTGATGCttgttatctcataattagattttgagacATTAGCCTGGATCATAGACAGGATCACATTTACTTAATTATCTCTCTTAGGATTTAGATTCCCCTGTGTCTGAATTCCCCCATTTAGAAGAGTTTGTTACAGGTAACTGTACAGTCTCACCATAGTTTTGAGTAATCTTTGACTTGAGATGACGTGCATTTATGAAGCTCTGCCTGCAACATTATTAAGACTGAGATGAAATGCCAGATTGCAAATGCAAACACCTCTTGATTGGATTCAAAGAGTGAATCACAATTACAATTCCATTAAAACAGAAAGACACTTGGATAACTCAGAAAGAATAATTGGATTGATTTTGTTAAGCAAATGGCAGAGCTGATCTTGATTGAATTAAAGGCTGATACGTGGAGAGAGAATTCCAGCAGAGATACCCTCAGATGTGGAACAACAAAattgattttgttgttgttggcaactaaaaatgtaattttttggaTAATATTGAAAATGGAGCAAAGCTAGCAACATTTAATCAAACCAACACGTCATCTAATATTTACAAAGGgcattgggaaaaaaaaaatgttttcatttaatgttaGATCAGTATtacagttttgcatttttatttagtttttaatttttattaattttcattctATCGTTGTTACTTTTAGGGGGTGTTTTTTTCAGAGTTCtcagtgttttaatatttttgtgctgtTAACTGAGTTAATGTTAAGTGGTATAGTTTAAAGATGTTTAATATCATTAATTTTTTCAGCACAGTCTAGTGTTATTGCTGTCTAGTGGTATTTTCATGTTCAATGCAGCTGGATTCTGACTCTAAAATGAATTTGTGGACATTTCATTTTACTTAGTTCTAGAGAAAATGCATTATcatttggttttattattttccatttatgtttttaatttagatatttgatctttatttaatttaacacaaatgttttcattttcgcTTAGTTTTGTCTCATTTACTTTAAGTTTTcactaaatgttttcatttagttttcaCTTTTCTAGCAGCATATTTGTAATGGTttctataattaaataaaacattgcaaATGTGCAGCAACAAAATACCATAAaagcaaaattgtaaaaatgcatatCAGTTGGATACTGTACAAATCAGCTACAATAGCtcatttgtttaaaatgctTGGATtatgagtaaaaaaataaaaaaacaattctggtAACCATTTGTCTTACCTAACATGCTGTCTCCACTCATAGTGGGCGTGTGAGAGTCTTGATTCAATCGGGAGGCTGTTTCCGCCTCAGCATGCCCATCAATCGCCCCGTCTGCTAACTCTCCATTGGCTGTCACCTCAGATCCCAGCATAATGCCATGTTTCTGTGAAAGAATACAATCTTATGTAAATCTCCCACTTATTCCTTTACTTTATTATGGTCCTTTAAAGTCAAAAATAACAATGCTAATGACTGCTATATCTTGGCTGTGATTGCCAGTACTCCTTCTATATCTCTACCTTTAGAGCATCCCTAAGCCGGCAAACCTCGTCCCTGAGTACCTCCCGTTCATCATGGATAATGTCTGAATATTCCTTCTGCCTCTCTAAGGCCTTAATGCCGCCATCCACAAAAGTGAACAATCAAGAAAGGGAAGAACAGAGGAGTAAAGGAAACACGTAAGGTTTGGAAAGACTACAAGGGTCATGTGACAGTATCAAGCATTCAGTTGTTTAAGTTAATAGGTTAATAAGTTAATAAGTATTAAGGGGGAATGAAAAGATTATTaagtgttaaaatataaaagaaagaacagttttaatgtgATATGATTAATGGAAAATGGCCATGGAAGGTTATTGTACCCGGATCTTTTTATCTTTCCATTCCAATGTTTCTTGCAGGTCAGCGATCTCTCTAATATAGTCCGCCTGCTTTCCATGAGACTGTTGGGCTTCCTGAGCCCCGGCCATGAGGGCAAGCAGAGGAAAACACGGATAGGTCAAAGAACATTAAGAGGAAAATGTGAGAGAAGACAACAGAATAACACATAATGCATCTATGTCGGGAAGACAGAGTCAGAAGAACTTTGAATATTCCATCATTTACTGGTGACACTCACCGTCAGCAACTCTTCACTATGCTTCAGTGTTTCCTTCATCTCCTCAAACTGGAACTTCAAGACATTGTGGGCTTGACGCTCTCGCTCGAAGTCCTAACatacattaaaaagaaaaaaacacgcATAAATGAAGTATGCATTAAAATTTTAATCTGAGTTCCTGATTATTAGTAGTCACTATCACAGTTATTTGAACAGTAGTCATTCTATGATTTATGACTGTGTGcatttcagtttatttcttGTATATTAACAATCTACTTATCATTGTGTGATGCTCACATTACTTCTGTGTGTATATTGATTGTTGATATCTTTGTGTGCTCTTATCTGCTAATCaatttattattgaaaccaCCCTAACTGTTTTTCGTAATATAACAGAAAACACTGCCGCATAGTTTAGTTATGATTAGTCTTAACACTTGATTGCACAAAGGGGGTCAAACTGACCCGATGAGAGTGTTCATTTTGGggtattttatctatttattattCTTGTATGTCAAAACTTGTATGTGAGCCTCTGCAGCGATAATAATACATTTCCTGGTCATATGTTCTAAAAAAGataacaaaatcatttttgtttcacTATTCTAATTCTTCATGAAAGGTGCACTTCATATGGAATTTTGACTCACCATTTTTGTCAAAAgttttgctttaatttttttaataattaataaatatactgtatatatactggGTTATGACTATATCAGTTTCATATTTTatgttgaacaaaaataaaacaattatgcaTTGTTTATGCAATTATTCTATAGgatttttcctttaaaaaaggTGATTTCATCATTTGTCAGCCCTTACTCTGCTATTCTCCTCACACTCTCTGCGTTTCTCACACAGAAGTTCCTCCAGCTCCATCAGAGTGTCTTTCAGTGTGTCCACCTGATACATCAGGTTTGTCTTCTCATTGTCCAGTTGAGCATTGGATACCATTGCCTTACGGTATTTCTCCTCCACCTCCACCAGGGAGTCCTGAGAGCAGACAAACAAAAATGAGGAAATTACATACAGACCATGGTCATTATAATACAGTATTATGAATACACTTTCAAAATTACCTTCATTTCCCGTATGGAGGCCTCAGTGTCCGCTGAAATCGAGGTATCGCAGCTTCCTCTTCGTGATAAACCTCCACCAAGGGATGCTAGAGTTGCAGCAGAGAGGGTGGAGGCTGTCCTGGACCCCTGAGGATgtagtttaaatatttacttgGTCTGGTGGATCACTTTGTTGTGGTATTATATTCAGAATCCTAAAAATGATCCTACTCACCTTTTCCAGGAAATCTGACCTTTCCTCCACCTGTGTGAAAAAATTTAATGTGTTCAGTAGAtgctacattaaaaaaaacatccagaTTTCTTATATGTCTAAATTAAATGAGAAATGCCCAGGATCTAAAACAATACTGGGCCATTTAGAGATATCTTCCATGCTTTATCCACTAGAGGGAGCATGGCACAAACAAGATTCATGCTAATTCCTCATGATACTGAAGATTTTAGTGAGAGGAACAGGATATGCAGAGGAGCAAGAGAGCAGGTCAGTTTTTGCCATGGATCTTTATGTGTTACAAAGATGGCAGACGTGGCAGACCTTGAAACTGCAGAACTAAAGCTCGATCGGTGATAGAAAAGGGAAGCTCACCACTGGACTGGCACGGGCTGAACTCGCCCTAGAGGAAGCCCTGGAACTGGAGCCCAAAAAGCCATTGTAGTCTGAAGGCTGACCAGAATGCAGGTATAGAGAAAAATGGGATGAGGAGTAGATGTTAGCAGGAAGACAGCATAAGGGAAAACATATAGGAACTGACAAGTATAACGAAGTTTCAGAAGTGACACAGTctcatatacactaccattcaaaagtagtaagatttttaatgattttgaataaactttcttatgctcaacaaggcttgatcaaaaaatacagtacaaacagaaatattgtgaaattacaatttattatacactctcagaaataaaggtacaaaagctgtcactggggtggtaccttttcaaaaggtacacttttgtacctattaggttcaaatatgtacactttaagtactaatatgtacctttaaggtaccaaaatggaccctttaggtacaaacatgtaccttttgaagaggtaccgccccagtgacagcttttgtacatttatttctgagagtgtactgtaaaatgtaatgtattcctgtgatggcccAGTTGAATTTTCAGgagcatgatccttcagaaattgttgtaacatgctgatttggtgctcaagtaacatttgaaaacaataaatgtctttactgtcacttttgatcaattcaatccATCCCTACTGAAAACAGCATtagtttctttcaaaaaaacttttgaacagtagtgtaaaacCAAGCCCATTCTGTAGGTCAAAACACACATTGACATACACAAAGCGTTAGCGGGTTTCTGTGCGAAGGAGAGTCAGTCTGTCTGACTAGTAAACGACCATACTTTGACCAcacaaaagacagaaagaaattCAATCCAAGATGATTAACCATGCTTTACATACAGTGCACACACCATCAATCCCACTCTCATTACTAGGGGAAAAACAACTCCCAAACTTTCCTCAGAGAAACTTCAAGAcacaaacaaagacacaaacaaCACCTAGTCAAGCCTGTGGTCTGAAAACAGAACCATGCAAGACGCTCAACAAGCCCAGAGTAGCATTGGGTATCAGGTCATGCCGTGGTCAGAGGGATAGGTAAAGATCGGGCCTTACGCCTCTAGCGCTGGAGCCACTGAAACGCCTAGTGGCAGAGTATGAACTCTCTTCATGCAGTGACCCCTGCAGACAGAACAGAACACCTCACACACTCGATATCTCTCAGACATAACCAcgaaaaacacaacaaacactTTAAAAAGACGATAAAGACCCTTAAATGTGACCACCTTAAATGTTCACCACCATGATTTACTTTAAACACATCAAGGACAGGAAATGCTCATTACATACAGAGGAGCGCAAAGAAAGCTTCTTTGTGTGTTTACAGAACGTTAACACATTAGCCATCAACCTTAATGCACTCTGATGTACTCTGAGCACTTATGGAATGACTAAATAAAGAATTGATTGGCACGTTAGATGTTTGAGTAAGAGGCTTTGGAAGCCAGAGACTTGTCAGCACATGTGTAACCAAAGACGTTCTGTGTATCAGGTTACTAAACTGCATGCAGGCCACATGAGGGATTGAACACAGACAACACATGTCCCTAAATCAGAGAgtttaaccaaaaatgaaaattctgttagcATTTTGCTCTGAAGTTTTCCCAAACATAAAGCAAGAGACAGAGATATCGTCTAACAGAATGTCCaagcagctgttttctatttaaattataaacagttagtacatttaaaatattttaactttaatgtaaCATTGAATATCATACTACAGTTCAAATTATAATCAGGTACTTTACACGTCCTTTAATATGTTagtaaacacatcaaaataagtgtatttcaaCGCATGAAAAAAGATTATCAAAGCATGATGTAAAACAAAGCAATGTCAGTTTTCATGTTACAGAGTGCatcttttaaaagtgtgaaacAGTAATCTGAAATTACGTTTTTATATACTAATAatatttgaagtacactacaagaaCACATTCAATATAGTGAAGCGTACTTATTTTTCAAAAGGATggggaaagaaaagaaaatatgtcATTGTATAGAAAAGAAAAGCTTGAACATTCTACTAGAcctctccttttgtgtttcacacacacaaaaaaagaagatCATATGGGTTTCAATGAcaacagaatttccatttttggatgaactatgtCTTTATGTTCATTCGTGCCATGTATTCACCAAAATGAAACAGAGAGAACAAATGATCTGCATGTAAAGTTGCATGCAGATGACAACTGGAAACAAACCCTGTGACTTCTTGAACGGGGGGTTTCACTAAAAAGCGCAGAGGGCTAAAAACAAACAGAGAGAGGAGGAAGATATGCTCATAACGTTGCATTTCAATACTACACGTTCTTCAAGTAAAATAAATCACCTTTCTCCTAAATAAATATcagattttcttttatattacAACACTGAATCCCACCAGATAAAgcacaacattttaaaacaagtttGTAGAGACCACAATAATGACAGCTCACTTTTGAAGCTGCCTTGGTTATGGAAGTATTTTTCCATTCGTTACAGAAATGTAACccttaaatcaaataaatcagCTCCCAGATTAATCACAGCAGTATAATATTTGATTGAAATTTTTCAAACTGTATACTGATCACTCCTCATAACACCCCGTAAAACACTAGAATGTTGTAATCAAATTagtctgcattttaaaatatttactgtaatatttgCATTTGCATGTCATTTAGCTACATTCATGTAAAAAATACACTTCAAAAATTCACCAAAAATAGAACATCATTCAGCCACATCTGACAGTTGTTAATATGCTATGATTTGAGATTCACTAATTATAATTGTGAATTCTATTTATTTAAGGCCACATGTAGTATTGTTACAGCTGAAATACAGAATTTATGCCTTTTTGTCTGCAAAATTTCACTGAAATGTTGCTAATGTGGCTGTACCTTAAGATTTAGTGCTAGTTTCGGTAACATCGATTTCTCTGATTAGTGTATTTCACAGTGCTATTGTTGGTAATGTAGTACTTAAGCATTTAAaacaagtacattttattttatttcacttactTTACTTTAAGATGCTTATAACATCACTTGAATAGATTTTTTTCGAtcataaaaaaatctatttggCTATGGATCTTTTGAATAGGATTTTTACATCCAGAACCTTCCTGTTGTGGTTTATTGACatttgtttgaaaataaatgttcctGTGAAATGACAGGGGAAGGAGGAGCAGTCAAAATGAAGAAAGGGTTATAAGATAAAACAATGAAGAAGATAACTAATTCTAAAGAAAGGAATAAAGATGAATTGTTGGGGATTGTGAAAGGGACAGACCCGTCCATTTTGTAGTCTGGCTGAAGGCAGACTGCTGGTGCTGCTGCAGAGATCTGTGTGGTTGCCCTACGGTAAGCAGAGGAGGACAAAAGGACAATGTGAGAATGagaaatgaagaagaaaaaaacatgaaagcAGCTGAGGTGACAGATTGTCGCACAAGTGTGATTCAGCAAgtctgaatgaatgaaagaggAAAGAAGCAGTGACAGTGCTTTTTGTGCAAAATGCAGTTGCACA
It encodes the following:
- the lrrfip1b gene encoding leucine-rich repeat flightless-interacting protein 2 isoform X3, with amino-acid sequence MASQVTGRKRIPNREKLSAEDDALSQIAREAEARLAAKRAARAEAREIRMKELERQQKEIYQAQKEDSERYSRHSRRHTSISDDEERMSVGSRGSLRGNHTDLCSSTSSLPSARLQNGRPSALFSETPRSRSHRGSLHEESSYSATRRFSGSSARGPSDYNGFLGSSSRASSRASSARASPVVEERSDFLEKGSRTASTLSAATLASLGGGLSRRGSCDTSISADTEASIREMKDSLVEVEEKYRKAMVSNAQLDNEKTNLMYQVDTLKDTLMELEELLCEKRRECEENSRDFERERQAHNVLKFQFEEMKETLKHSEELLTEAQQSHGKQADYIREIADLQETLEWKDKKIRALERQKEYSDIIHDEREVLRDEVCRLRDALKKHGIMLGSEVTANGELADGAIDGHAEAETASRLNQDSHTPTMSGDSMLEIRLRKLVEERESLLDQVRKYKAIAEQKQKNGTEETGSTDEDDLQNGLDPHILDLQRDANRQISDLKFKLVKSEQEVTALEQNIIRLEGQVSRYKTSAEAAEKVEDELKVEKRKLQRELRSSLDRIDELEASNSHLTKRLEKMKANRSALLAQQ
- the lrrfip1b gene encoding leucine-rich repeat flightless-interacting protein 2 isoform X6: MASQVTGRKRIPNREKLSAEDDALSQIAREAEARLAAKRAARAEAREIRMKELERQQKEIYQAQKKYYGLDSKWGHIEQWMEDSERYSRHSRRHTSISDDEERMSVGSRGSLRGNHTDLCSSTSSLPSARLQNGRPSDYNGFLGSSSRASSRASSARASPVVEERSDFLEKGSRTASTLSAATLASLGGGLSRRGSCDTSISADTEASIREMKDSLVEVEEKYRKAMVSNAQLDNEKTNLMYQVDTLKDTLMELEELLCEKRRECEENSRDFERERQAHNVLKFQFEEMKETLKHSEELLTEAQQSHGKQADYIREIADLQETLEWKDKKIRALERQKEYSDIIHDEREVLRDEVCRLRDALKKHGIMLGSEVTANGELADGAIDGHAEAETASRLNQDSHTPTMSGDSMLEIRLRKLVEERESLLDQVRKYKAIAEQKQKNGTEETGSTDEDDLQNGLDPHILDLQRDANRQISDLKFKLVKSEQEVTALEQNIIRLEGQVSRYKTSAEAAEKVEDELKVEKRKLQRELRSSLDRIDELEASNSHLTKRLEKMKANRSALLAQQ